The genomic window ATCCAGGAGGCCGGCACCGCTGGCTGCGAACACGAGCGTCATGGCCGTAACGATGGCCGTGAACATAACCTTGAGCACCGTGAGCTCCTGAAAGTAAAACTGCGCTGCCAGTTTTCGCGAGTTCCCAAAGCCCGATGACTCCAGTACCCAGCCAAAGGCAAAACCGATAACTGCGTAGATAAAAAATGCCTGCCCGGTGCCGAGGCTGGCGATAACATTAAGAGGAAAATCAGTCATGGGCCCAGCCTCAATTCCAGGTCTTTCGGAAGCTATAGGCCAGGAGGTAAGCGCCCCCGAACACGCCGATCATCATCAGCCAACTACCCGTGGACATGACGGCTCCGCCCGACAGTATCTGACCCGAGGTACACCCCCGGGCCAGGCGAGCGCCATAGCCCATAAGGGCGCCACCGATGAAGGCGAGTATCCAGCGTGTGCCCTTGCCGATCTGCGGACCTTTGTTGGTTTCCCAGTGGGAACGTCCGGACAGCAGTCCCGAGGCAAAGCCGCCAGCGATGGTTCCGATGGTGAGATAGACAATCCAGTTTTTTAAGGGGTTGAGTTCGCCGCCGGCCATTTTTAGCAGGTAGGGGACCTGATCAACGTGCTCAGGCATCAATGCATCCTGGACCCAGACCAGGAGACGATTCATACCCCCCGAGGCCCCCAGTCCACTGCCCGTGATCAGGTAGGCGATGAACAGCACGACGCCCAACATGATGCCGCCAAGGTAGGGGTTCCAGTAGGGTTTCCCCGTGCTGGGCGTTACGGGAAATCGTGCGCTCATAGCGTGTCGCCTCCTGCGGATTCCTCGACGTCTTCCCAGCCCTCGAGCATGGCCTGAATGCCAGACAATGGTTTTGGACCGGAGGTCGTCGTCAGGTAAATATGCATGATGAGAAAAGCAGCAAAGAGCCAGGCCATGAAGCTATGCAAGGGTCCGAGGACTGCCAGTCCACCCAGAGCCGTGGTCTGGGATGGCCAGTGCTGTGCTCCCCACATGAGAATGCCTGTGACAATCTGCGCCGGCAGCAGGGTATTGAGCAAGCCAAAGTAGGTGATCTGCTGTAAAGGATTCAGCTTATGCTGAGCATCTTTTGCGAAGGGATGAGGGTCGCCGCGGAAAATGCCCCGGGTGTAGTAGCGCGCCTGAAGAAACATGCGACCGAAGAGATCGCTGGTGCCCGGTAGATATTGCCGTACTTCGCCACTGGCGAGGTGGTAAAAAGCGGCGAGGATCGCGTTAACAAGCAGGATCAGTCCGACGAGATTGTGCAGGGCAACCATGTAAGCGAAGTTCAGGAAACCGAAGAGATAGGGCTTGTGGATTGCGGCTCCGGTAACCAGGAGAATGAGAATCGCCGTGGCTTGAAGCCAGTGCCAGAATCGCTCATAGACACCGTACATGTAGACGCGCTTCCGGGCTTCTCCGGTCACGCCTCGCCGCCGGGAAGCCAGAAACCTTGCAACGCCGTGGAGAAGTACCGCGGCAAGCGTGCCTGCAGCGATAAGCATCCCTATGCGGTCTGCCCAGGCAAGCTGCTTAGCACCGAGCATGTAGCGTGAGGCGCTTTCGGGATGGCTTCGCGCCTGGAGCTCTCCGCCCACGTGCTCGAAGGCGGGGGCGGCGACCTC from Congregibacter litoralis KT71 includes these protein-coding regions:
- a CDS encoding YeeE/YedE thiosulfate transporter family protein codes for the protein MSARFPVTPSTGKPYWNPYLGGIMLGVVLFIAYLITGSGLGASGGMNRLLVWVQDALMPEHVDQVPYLLKMAGGELNPLKNWIVYLTIGTIAGGFASGLLSGRSHWETNKGPQIGKGTRWILAFIGGALMGYGARLARGCTSGQILSGGAVMSTGSWLMMIGVFGGAYLLAYSFRKTWN